One genomic region from Arthrobacter sp. YN encodes:
- a CDS encoding enoyl-CoA hydratase/isomerase family protein — MALNPEDFTTLLIEEREDRLTVLLNRPEVRNAIDQKMVDELHVVCAELERNPKVLIIAGTDGVFASGADIGQLRERRRDDALQGINSTIFVRIAKLPMPVIAALDGYCLGGGAELAYAADFRIGTPSIRIGNPETGLGILAAAGASWRLKELVGEPKAKEILLAGTVLRAEEALRISLITEIHEAPELMDAAHRLADRIGRQDPLAVRITKSVFHAPAEAHPLIDTLAQGILFESQAKFDRMQAFLDKKSAKASQNTDAPATADLTQDRTQK, encoded by the coding sequence ATGGCACTGAACCCGGAAGACTTCACCACGCTTCTCATCGAGGAACGCGAGGACCGCCTCACTGTTTTGCTGAACCGTCCCGAGGTCCGCAATGCGATTGACCAGAAGATGGTGGACGAGCTCCATGTGGTCTGCGCTGAACTCGAGCGGAACCCGAAGGTGCTGATTATTGCCGGGACCGATGGCGTGTTCGCCTCCGGCGCGGACATTGGACAGCTGCGGGAACGCCGCCGGGACGATGCTTTGCAGGGGATCAACTCCACCATCTTTGTCCGGATCGCCAAGCTTCCTATGCCCGTCATCGCGGCCTTGGATGGATACTGCCTGGGCGGTGGTGCCGAACTCGCCTACGCAGCGGACTTCCGCATCGGGACTCCGAGCATCCGGATCGGAAACCCGGAAACCGGCCTGGGAATCCTCGCCGCCGCGGGTGCCAGTTGGCGGCTCAAGGAACTCGTGGGAGAGCCGAAGGCCAAGGAAATTCTCCTCGCCGGCACTGTGCTCCGCGCCGAGGAAGCCTTGCGGATCAGCCTCATCACGGAGATCCACGAAGCTCCCGAGCTGATGGACGCAGCGCATAGGCTGGCCGACCGCATCGGACGCCAGGATCCCTTGGCAGTGCGCATCACCAAATCCGTGTTCCACGCCCCGGCTGAAGCCCACCCGCTGATCGACACACTGGCCCAGGGGATCCTTTTTGAGTCCCAGGCCAAGTTTGACCGGATGCAGGCTTTTCTCGACAAGAAATCGGCGAAGGCTTCCCAGAATACTGACGCTCCCGCCACTGCCGACCTCACGCAAGACAGGACCCAGAAATGA
- a CDS encoding SGNH/GDSL hydrolase family protein — MATHQARRRLAALAGGLAVLGLSLGFVGSPATAAPPPPADYVALGDSYTAGTGSGGLYRDALCWQSHPGYVDVVADTGRVNLLGNLACHGALLVPGGPFYNGAPSVIEQIASGQTALRNAELVSITAGAIDAGSLLALQACATPDTVTCAGTVNAIIANLPVLETGLEGIYQTIRASAPQATIAVLGYPRLFDPVNGVPVIPVQNQTMVNQAIDALNSTIAKAVVDSGTNAKFIDVTKRFAGHAANSLEPWIVLDLRLPLPDANFHPNIAGHQAYAAALVSAVKPAQLAKR, encoded by the coding sequence ATGGCAACTCATCAAGCACGACGACGGCTGGCGGCTTTAGCGGGCGGGCTCGCTGTCCTGGGACTATCGTTGGGATTCGTGGGGAGTCCTGCCACTGCCGCACCTCCGCCACCCGCTGACTACGTGGCACTCGGTGATTCGTACACGGCGGGGACCGGGTCGGGCGGGCTGTACAGGGACGCGCTTTGTTGGCAAAGCCACCCTGGCTATGTGGATGTAGTTGCGGATACTGGCCGGGTCAACTTACTGGGGAACCTCGCTTGCCACGGAGCCCTGCTTGTGCCCGGTGGTCCATTTTACAACGGTGCACCGTCCGTAATTGAACAGATCGCCTCCGGCCAAACCGCACTCCGAAATGCCGAGTTGGTGAGCATCACCGCAGGTGCCATCGATGCGGGGAGCCTTTTGGCGCTTCAGGCTTGCGCGACTCCGGATACGGTGACGTGCGCAGGGACGGTCAACGCGATCATCGCCAACCTCCCCGTGCTTGAGACCGGCCTTGAGGGTATCTACCAAACGATTCGAGCTTCGGCTCCGCAGGCAACCATTGCTGTCCTGGGCTATCCGCGACTCTTTGATCCGGTGAATGGTGTGCCGGTCATTCCCGTCCAGAACCAAACAATGGTCAATCAGGCCATCGACGCTCTCAACTCAACCATCGCCAAAGCGGTCGTTGACAGCGGGACCAACGCGAAGTTCATCGACGTGACCAAGAGGTTCGCCGGCCACGCTGCAAATTCCCTGGAGCCGTGGATCGTCCTGGACCTCCGGCTGCCTCTCCCGGACGCCAACTTCCATCCGAACATTGCCGGGCATCAGGCCTACGCAGCCGCGCTGGTCTCCGCCGTCAAGCCTGCCCAACTGGCCAAGCGGTAG
- a CDS encoding 3-hydroxyacyl-CoA dehydrogenase family protein produces MTEAPAIPHVVGVLGGGRMGAGIAHAFLVKGATVIVVERDHEAAAGAQGRVADAVAKSAARGTLSETPEEAMSRFSTSTDYESFIHCGLVVEAVPEDYDLKVSALKAVEEHLSADAFLASNTSSLSVTGLANELRRPANFVGLHFFNPVPASTLIEVVLAEKTSPELAVAAKNWTEALGKTAVVVNDAPGFASSRLGVAIALEAMRMVEEGVASAEDIDAAMVLGYKHPTGPLKTTDIVGLDVRLGIAEYLHSTLGDRFAPPQILRDKVARGELGRKTGKGFFDWKD; encoded by the coding sequence ATGACAGAAGCTCCCGCCATCCCGCACGTCGTCGGAGTCCTGGGCGGAGGCCGGATGGGTGCCGGCATCGCCCACGCCTTCCTCGTCAAAGGTGCCACCGTGATTGTGGTGGAACGCGATCACGAGGCAGCGGCCGGAGCGCAAGGTCGCGTTGCTGACGCCGTTGCCAAGTCCGCCGCCCGCGGCACACTCAGTGAAACCCCCGAAGAAGCAATGTCACGCTTCAGCACCTCCACGGACTACGAATCCTTCATCCACTGTGGCCTCGTGGTGGAGGCCGTGCCTGAGGACTACGACCTCAAAGTTTCGGCGCTGAAAGCTGTGGAGGAGCACTTGTCCGCCGATGCTTTCCTGGCATCGAACACGTCCTCGCTCTCCGTCACCGGACTCGCCAACGAGCTCCGTCGGCCCGCCAACTTTGTGGGCCTCCACTTCTTCAACCCGGTGCCCGCCTCCACCCTTATTGAGGTGGTGCTGGCCGAGAAGACGTCTCCCGAACTCGCTGTTGCGGCGAAAAACTGGACGGAGGCACTCGGCAAGACCGCCGTCGTCGTCAATGACGCTCCCGGCTTTGCGTCTTCAAGGCTCGGCGTCGCGATTGCCCTTGAAGCGATGCGTATGGTGGAGGAAGGTGTGGCGTCGGCCGAGGACATCGACGCCGCCATGGTCCTTGGCTACAAGCACCCCACGGGCCCTCTGAAAACTACCGACATTGTGGGCTTGGACGTCCGGCTGGGTATTGCGGAATACCTGCACTCGACTCTTGGCGACCGTTTTGCGCCGCCGCAGATCCTCCGCGACAAGGTGGCTCGCGGCGAACTCGGACGTAAGACGGGTAAGGGTTTCTTCGACTGGAAAGACTGA
- a CDS encoding AMP-dependent synthetase/ligase: MREFTSPPLVDAANHRNATELLMQRVRTNPGHIAFEVRAADTAITDPWRQVTTEQFVDEVRALAKGFIAAGIQPGESLAIMSPTRYEWALADMAAWFAGAVVVPVYETSAAPQVTAILADADVRLALGGTAEHAALLEQGFSNAGIQPLGIWTIEAWPGSDLADLVARGVGIPESTVEERRLLADLDSVATIVYTSGTTAAPKGALITHGNFVGQVLNVAGAYTEVVREDGNTIIFLPMAHVLARGLQLICLANGMRIAHLSDPRDVVPALGALKPTFLVVVPRVLQKIQASAAAAATQKRLGRVWASAQSTAVEWGRFAEAHDADPAVRASAGLRIRQALFDRLFYARLRKVVGGRLDYLLSGAGALDAELSLFFRGLGLPVIEGYGLTETTAPLTGNLPGSINSGSVGVPMPGTTVRLTDQGEVLARGVGVFAGYRREADNADAFVDGYFRTGDLGELDHLGRLTLKGRIKDVIVTAGGKTISPAIWEGYVEGDPLVAHAVMVGEGKPYLGGLVLLDPETLAAWAEREGIADLKGLRIPNDGGAVQIDDVRLLAVIGQAVSAANAKIARSEQVRRFVLLLTDLTEANGIVTPTMKLKRGAFTERARHIVDSLYADTRRQG, encoded by the coding sequence TTGAGAGAATTCACCTCCCCGCCGCTGGTTGACGCGGCCAACCACCGTAACGCCACCGAGTTGCTCATGCAGCGCGTCAGGACGAACCCCGGTCACATCGCTTTTGAGGTCCGTGCGGCAGATACGGCCATCACCGATCCCTGGCGGCAAGTAACCACGGAGCAGTTCGTTGACGAGGTCCGGGCCCTGGCCAAGGGTTTCATCGCGGCCGGCATCCAGCCGGGGGAGTCCCTGGCCATCATGTCCCCCACCCGCTACGAGTGGGCGCTGGCCGATATGGCTGCCTGGTTCGCCGGCGCCGTCGTGGTTCCCGTCTACGAAACCTCAGCGGCACCGCAGGTGACGGCGATTCTGGCCGATGCCGACGTCAGGCTGGCCCTGGGCGGCACGGCGGAGCACGCCGCGTTGCTGGAGCAGGGTTTCAGCAACGCAGGAATCCAGCCCCTGGGGATCTGGACCATTGAGGCGTGGCCGGGATCGGACCTGGCAGATTTGGTGGCCCGCGGCGTCGGGATCCCTGAGAGCACCGTAGAGGAGCGCCGCTTGCTGGCCGATCTCGACTCTGTTGCCACCATCGTGTACACCTCCGGCACCACGGCGGCGCCCAAGGGTGCACTCATCACCCACGGCAACTTCGTGGGGCAGGTCCTTAACGTCGCCGGAGCCTACACAGAGGTGGTCCGGGAGGATGGAAACACCATCATCTTCCTGCCGATGGCCCATGTCCTTGCGCGCGGGCTGCAGCTGATCTGCCTGGCCAACGGCATGCGGATTGCCCACCTCTCAGATCCTCGGGATGTGGTGCCCGCGCTGGGCGCTTTGAAGCCCACGTTCCTTGTGGTGGTTCCGCGTGTGCTGCAGAAAATCCAGGCATCGGCCGCTGCGGCCGCAACGCAAAAACGGCTGGGTCGCGTGTGGGCTTCGGCGCAAAGCACGGCAGTGGAGTGGGGCCGGTTTGCCGAAGCGCACGACGCCGACCCTGCCGTCCGTGCCTCCGCCGGCCTCCGCATCCGGCAGGCTCTGTTCGACCGCCTTTTTTACGCCCGGCTGCGGAAAGTGGTAGGCGGACGCCTCGATTACCTGTTGTCCGGCGCCGGCGCGCTCGATGCGGAGCTGTCCCTTTTCTTCCGGGGACTGGGACTTCCAGTGATCGAAGGCTACGGCCTCACGGAAACTACAGCCCCACTGACGGGGAACCTGCCCGGGTCCATCAACTCGGGGTCCGTGGGTGTCCCCATGCCCGGTACCACCGTACGTCTCACAGACCAAGGGGAAGTCCTGGCCCGCGGTGTGGGCGTCTTCGCCGGCTACCGTCGGGAGGCGGACAACGCAGACGCGTTCGTCGACGGCTACTTCCGGACCGGGGACCTCGGCGAGCTGGACCATCTGGGCCGGCTCACCCTGAAGGGCCGGATCAAGGACGTGATTGTCACCGCCGGAGGGAAAACCATCTCCCCGGCCATTTGGGAAGGCTACGTGGAAGGCGACCCCCTGGTTGCCCATGCCGTGATGGTGGGGGAGGGCAAGCCGTATCTCGGTGGGCTGGTGCTGCTGGACCCCGAAACCTTGGCGGCGTGGGCCGAGCGCGAGGGCATCGCGGATCTGAAGGGCCTCCGGATCCCCAACGACGGCGGCGCAGTCCAAATCGACGACGTCCGGCTTCTCGCCGTGATTGGCCAGGCCGTCAGTGCCGCGAACGCGAAAATCGCACGTTCCGAGCAGGTGCGCCGGTTCGTCTTGCTGCTGACCGACCTCACGGAGGCCAACGGAATCGTGACACCCACCATGAAACTCAAGCGCGGGGCTTTCACCGAACGCGCACGGCACATCGTGGACAGCCTCTACGCTGACACCCGGCGCCAGGGATGA
- a CDS encoding MarR family winged helix-turn-helix transcriptional regulator yields the protein MQNHQKATGELAHPTSRTLQGLFGLANETEREVARALGLNLTDYRALTVLADSGPVTVGALASDLGTTAATTTALVSRLESHGFVERLRSTEDRRQVHVNVTSSASLQIKDLLQPLLSAAAAHVDALPAEHQAVVGDFLDAVLGLMQEHLQSLSAEGSR from the coding sequence ATGCAAAACCATCAAAAGGCTACCGGAGAGTTGGCCCACCCGACCTCCCGGACCTTGCAAGGTCTGTTTGGCCTGGCTAATGAGACCGAACGCGAGGTAGCCCGGGCGCTCGGACTCAACCTCACTGACTACAGGGCGCTCACGGTCCTGGCTGATTCGGGTCCCGTCACCGTGGGGGCCCTCGCCTCGGACTTGGGAACTACCGCGGCCACCACTACTGCGCTGGTCAGTCGTTTGGAGTCGCACGGGTTCGTTGAACGACTGCGCAGCACGGAAGACCGGCGGCAAGTGCACGTCAACGTCACCAGTTCGGCATCCCTCCAAATCAAGGACCTGCTGCAGCCGCTCCTGTCTGCCGCCGCTGCGCACGTGGACGCTCTGCCCGCTGAACACCAAGCCGTCGTAGGGGATTTTCTCGACGCTGTCCTGGGCCTGATGCAGGAGCACCTGCAATCCCTGTCCGCTGAGGGTTCCCGTTGA
- a CDS encoding SRPBCC family protein gives MEHTTTLTQHIKAGPEKVWAVISDIPGSAGTLSGIDSVQLLSEGPYGEGTRWKETRTMMGKQETVEMWVSQADPPRSTTVKALQGGADYTSRFTLFERDGGTDLTLTFGAEVLKPSFLSKVGMALFGKIGMSMTRKALAKDLAEIAAKAESL, from the coding sequence ATGGAACACACCACCACCCTGACGCAACACATTAAGGCAGGTCCGGAGAAAGTCTGGGCCGTTATCTCGGACATCCCGGGCTCAGCCGGCACCCTCTCCGGCATCGACTCCGTCCAGTTGCTCAGCGAGGGCCCGTACGGCGAAGGCACTCGCTGGAAGGAAACCCGGACCATGATGGGCAAGCAGGAAACCGTCGAAATGTGGGTGTCCCAGGCAGACCCACCGCGCAGCACTACTGTGAAGGCGCTTCAGGGCGGCGCTGATTACACCTCGCGCTTTACCCTCTTCGAGCGCGACGGCGGTACGGACCTTACGCTGACGTTCGGCGCCGAGGTGCTCAAGCCGTCGTTCCTGAGCAAGGTGGGTATGGCGCTCTTCGGGAAAATCGGCATGAGCATGACGCGCAAGGCCCTCGCCAAGGACCTGGCGGAGATCGCAGCGAAGGCGGAATCCCTCTGA
- a CDS encoding thiolase family protein: MVEAFLVGGARTPVGRYGGALSSVRPDDLAALVVREAVARAGVDPDSIDEVILGNANGAGEENRNVARMATILAGLPLHIPGITVNRLCASGLSAIIMASHMIKSGAADIVVAGGVESMSRAPWVQEKPTTAFAKPGQIFDTSIGWRFANPLFTQGELSRDGKMTYSMPETAEEVGRVDKISREDADAFAVRSHERALAAIAGGRFKDEIVPVTVKTRKSETVVDTDEGPREGTTMDVLAGLRPVVPGGSVVTAGNSSTLNDGASAIIVASEAAIKKFGLTPRARIIDGASAGCEPEIMGIGPVPATQKILARTGLTVDQLGAVELNEAFATQSLASMRRLGLNPDIVNNDGGAISLGHPLGSSGSRIAITLLGRMERELASFSGPKLGLATMCIGVGQGTAMLLEGV, from the coding sequence ATGGTCGAGGCTTTTCTTGTTGGCGGCGCACGTACGCCTGTAGGTCGCTACGGTGGGGCACTGTCCTCCGTCCGCCCGGACGATCTCGCAGCATTGGTGGTCCGGGAAGCCGTGGCGCGTGCCGGCGTCGATCCTGACTCCATTGACGAGGTGATCCTCGGCAACGCCAACGGTGCCGGCGAGGAAAACCGGAACGTGGCGCGTATGGCCACCATTCTTGCCGGACTTCCCCTCCACATCCCGGGCATCACGGTGAACCGGCTTTGTGCCTCCGGCCTCAGCGCGATCATCATGGCCAGCCACATGATCAAGTCCGGTGCCGCTGACATCGTGGTGGCCGGTGGCGTTGAGTCCATGAGCCGCGCCCCGTGGGTTCAGGAAAAGCCCACCACGGCGTTCGCCAAGCCCGGGCAGATCTTCGACACCTCCATCGGCTGGCGCTTCGCCAACCCGCTCTTCACCCAGGGCGAGCTCTCACGCGACGGCAAAATGACCTACTCCATGCCGGAAACGGCTGAGGAAGTAGGCCGCGTGGACAAGATTTCCCGTGAGGATGCTGACGCCTTTGCCGTCCGTTCGCACGAGCGCGCACTGGCCGCGATAGCGGGCGGTCGCTTCAAGGACGAGATTGTTCCCGTGACGGTCAAGACCCGGAAGTCCGAGACCGTGGTGGACACCGACGAAGGACCCCGCGAAGGCACCACCATGGACGTCCTGGCGGGGTTGCGACCCGTTGTGCCCGGCGGATCCGTGGTCACAGCCGGCAACTCGTCCACGCTCAACGACGGCGCCTCGGCCATCATCGTTGCCTCTGAAGCAGCCATCAAGAAGTTCGGATTGACGCCCCGCGCCCGGATTATCGATGGTGCTTCAGCGGGTTGCGAGCCCGAGATCATGGGCATCGGTCCCGTCCCGGCCACGCAGAAGATCCTGGCCCGCACCGGGCTCACCGTGGACCAGTTGGGCGCCGTGGAACTCAACGAAGCTTTCGCCACGCAGTCGCTCGCCAGCATGCGCCGCCTCGGGTTGAACCCCGACATCGTCAACAACGACGGCGGCGCCATCAGTTTGGGGCACCCGCTCGGTTCCAGCGGCTCGCGTATTGCGATTACGCTGCTGGGGCGTATGGAGCGTGAACTCGCCTCATTTTCTGGACCTAAGCTCGGGTTGGCCACGATGTGTATCGGCGTCGGGCAGGGCACCGCAATGCTGTTGGAAGGCGTGTAA
- a CDS encoding tyrosine-protein phosphatase: MEGTSEAHRSVHWDGAVNAWRIAGDVYRMGRHEWVTEVGWQQMYDDGVRTVIDLRASRERRQRDTDPEVPDDVKARIDVVHCPTEDPDHRRFSELFGPYLKDPGKYGDYLSLFAEKIAPVFKAIAASPGKVVVHCSAGRDRSGVIALMLQRLAGMSDEDIVRGYELAARGINERHRTHGAPHAHDPYLPDAELEAMLEQKRAGLCEFLEGLDVVAFLRANGVVEHEVDALRSKLGSGASTAANMQD; encoded by the coding sequence ATGGAGGGGACATCTGAAGCTCACCGAAGCGTCCACTGGGACGGCGCCGTGAACGCGTGGCGGATCGCCGGGGACGTCTATCGGATGGGCCGGCATGAGTGGGTCACCGAGGTCGGCTGGCAGCAGATGTACGACGACGGCGTCCGCACCGTGATCGATCTCCGCGCCTCCCGCGAGCGTCGGCAACGCGACACCGATCCCGAGGTGCCGGACGATGTGAAGGCGCGAATCGACGTCGTACATTGCCCCACGGAGGATCCGGATCACCGCCGCTTCAGCGAGCTGTTCGGCCCGTACTTGAAGGATCCAGGGAAGTACGGCGATTACCTGAGTCTCTTCGCGGAGAAGATCGCGCCGGTCTTCAAGGCCATTGCGGCGTCGCCTGGCAAGGTGGTGGTTCATTGTTCGGCGGGGAGGGATCGCAGCGGCGTGATCGCGCTGATGCTGCAGCGGCTGGCGGGTATGAGTGACGAGGACATCGTTCGTGGCTACGAGCTTGCGGCCCGGGGAATCAATGAGCGGCATCGAACCCACGGTGCCCCGCATGCCCATGATCCGTACCTTCCCGATGCTGAACTTGAGGCCATGCTGGAGCAGAAAAGGGCGGGCCTGTGCGAGTTCCTCGAGGGGCTGGACGTCGTGGCCTTTTTGAGGGCCAACGGCGTTGTGGAACACGAGGTTGACGCACTGAGGTCAAAGCTCGGCTCGGGGGCCAGTACCGCTGCTAACATGCAGGATTGA
- a CDS encoding pentapeptide repeat-containing protein translates to MAAAKVAAPKISAVRLEELRDDDAPDFQRGERYDGVRWTKVSADGEELSGSDFIECELNGVSFNEAQLRGATFRECILAEPYAPVFTAARSSWQDVEISNPRWGSAELYEGNWRSVRIDGGKLDYVNLRGSKLMDLQISDCIINELDLGGCAGTRIALKNCTIGTLDVTGAKLKDVDLRTSEFRGINGLAGLAGVVIDDYQLSLMAPLLAGHLGIRVV, encoded by the coding sequence ATGGCGGCTGCGAAGGTTGCGGCCCCTAAGATTTCAGCGGTTCGTTTGGAAGAACTGCGCGACGACGACGCTCCGGACTTCCAGCGTGGCGAACGGTATGACGGCGTCAGGTGGACCAAGGTTTCTGCCGACGGAGAGGAGCTGAGTGGCTCCGACTTCATTGAATGCGAATTGAACGGTGTCTCCTTCAACGAGGCGCAGTTGCGGGGTGCAACGTTCCGCGAGTGCATTCTGGCCGAGCCGTACGCGCCGGTCTTCACCGCCGCACGGAGCTCCTGGCAGGACGTGGAAATCAGCAACCCTCGATGGGGCTCAGCTGAGCTCTATGAGGGGAACTGGCGCTCGGTCCGGATCGACGGCGGCAAGCTGGACTATGTGAACCTCCGCGGCTCCAAGCTCATGGACCTCCAGATCTCGGACTGCATCATCAACGAGTTGGATCTCGGTGGCTGCGCAGGCACGAGGATCGCCCTGAAGAATTGCACTATAGGCACCTTGGACGTTACCGGGGCAAAGCTCAAGGATGTTGATCTGCGGACGTCGGAGTTCCGTGGCATCAACGGATTGGCCGGGCTGGCGGGGGTTGTTATCGATGACTACCAACTCAGCCTCATGGCACCCCTTCTGGCTGGTCACCTCGGGATCCGGGTGGTGTGA
- a CDS encoding DUF1295 domain-containing protein has protein sequence MKDSERKGLIAVPAVVLLGGLVAAAGSHHGASLAGIPVFAAAVAVAFIIQWLVFIPSFKAQTEKYFDLTGSLTYVAITVLLVLATPGIDARSLLLAAMVAAWALRLGTFLSRRIHKAGKDDRFDEIKPSFVRFLNVWTMQGLWVVFTAAAAWVAITSTNRVALDWLAVLGFVVWAAGFVIEIVADLQKSRFKANPANKGKFISTGLWSKSRHPNYFGEILLWTGVAIIAIPVLQGWQWVALISPIFVTLLLTKVSGIPLLEKKADKTWGGEAGYEAYKKSTPVLIPKLG, from the coding sequence GTGAAGGATTCAGAGAGGAAGGGCCTCATTGCCGTTCCCGCGGTGGTGCTGCTTGGCGGACTCGTCGCCGCGGCCGGAAGCCACCACGGAGCCAGCCTGGCCGGGATTCCGGTCTTCGCCGCCGCAGTCGCCGTCGCGTTCATCATTCAATGGCTTGTCTTCATCCCGTCCTTCAAGGCACAGACAGAGAAGTACTTCGATCTGACCGGCTCACTGACCTATGTAGCCATCACCGTCCTGCTGGTACTTGCCACGCCCGGAATTGATGCCCGATCGCTGCTCCTTGCGGCCATGGTTGCCGCGTGGGCCCTCCGCCTGGGTACCTTCCTGTCACGGCGGATCCACAAAGCAGGCAAGGACGACCGGTTCGACGAGATCAAGCCATCATTCGTCCGCTTCCTCAACGTCTGGACCATGCAAGGACTCTGGGTGGTGTTCACCGCGGCAGCGGCATGGGTGGCCATCACCAGCACCAACCGGGTGGCTTTGGACTGGCTGGCCGTCCTCGGATTCGTGGTGTGGGCGGCAGGATTCGTCATCGAGATCGTGGCCGACCTGCAGAAGAGCCGGTTCAAGGCCAACCCCGCCAACAAGGGAAAGTTCATCTCCACCGGGCTATGGTCAAAGTCCAGGCACCCCAACTACTTCGGCGAGATCCTCCTGTGGACGGGTGTGGCCATCATCGCCATCCCGGTACTCCAAGGCTGGCAGTGGGTTGCTCTGATCTCCCCGATCTTCGTGACCCTCCTGCTCACCAAGGTCAGCGGCATCCCCCTGCTGGAAAAGAAGGCCGACAAGACCTGGGGCGGCGAGGCCGGGTACGAGGCCTACAAGAAGAGCACCCCGGTGTTGATCCCCAAGCTCGGCTAG
- a CDS encoding DUF2177 family protein: MKRWLLSYALAAVIFAVIDVVWIVTVAQRQYESQIGHLMASSPQPVGAVLFYVVFVAGIVHYGVRPGKADLTLGRRVAGGALFGFFTYSTWALTALAVLKDFPPMVAVTDIAWGVGVCAVVTWLTALIGTVRGRV, from the coding sequence ATGAAGCGTTGGCTTCTGTCCTACGCGCTGGCAGCAGTGATCTTTGCCGTGATCGACGTCGTATGGATCGTCACCGTGGCGCAGCGGCAGTATGAAAGCCAGATCGGACACCTTATGGCGTCCAGTCCGCAGCCGGTCGGGGCCGTGCTGTTCTACGTGGTCTTCGTTGCCGGGATTGTTCACTATGGCGTGCGGCCGGGGAAGGCGGACCTCACGCTGGGTCGGCGGGTCGCGGGAGGAGCGTTGTTTGGCTTCTTCACGTATTCCACTTGGGCGTTGACGGCGCTCGCAGTCCTGAAGGACTTCCCGCCGATGGTGGCGGTGACCGACATTGCCTGGGGTGTTGGTGTCTGCGCTGTGGTCACCTGGCTGACTGCCCTAATTGGGACTGTCAGGGGTCGGGTCTAG
- a CDS encoding GNAT family N-acetyltransferase, whose amino-acid sequence MTSIEPITLTGKFVTLEPLSQAHHDGLVDAARDGDLWKLWYTSVTTPEGMAAEIDRRLDLLAKGSMVPFATRSNATGKLIGMTTYMNIDHETPRLEIGSTWNAASAHGTGTNPDSKLLLLRHAFETLGCPAVEFRTHWMNQQSREAIARLGAKQDGVLRNHSRSADGALRDTVVFSILEHEWPAVRNGLEFRLAKYGA is encoded by the coding sequence GTGACTTCAATCGAACCCATCACCCTGACCGGAAAATTCGTGACGCTGGAACCGTTGAGCCAGGCACACCATGACGGGCTGGTGGATGCAGCCCGCGACGGCGACCTCTGGAAGCTTTGGTACACCTCGGTCACGACCCCGGAAGGAATGGCAGCTGAAATCGATCGCCGCCTGGACTTGCTGGCGAAAGGCTCCATGGTGCCGTTCGCCACGCGCTCCAACGCCACGGGCAAGCTCATCGGCATGACGACGTACATGAACATTGACCACGAGACTCCTCGCTTGGAAATCGGATCCACGTGGAACGCCGCGTCCGCGCACGGTACGGGGACCAACCCGGATTCCAAGCTCCTGCTCCTGCGGCACGCCTTCGAGACGCTGGGCTGCCCGGCCGTGGAATTCCGCACGCACTGGATGAACCAGCAGTCCCGCGAAGCCATTGCCCGGCTCGGTGCCAAACAGGACGGCGTGCTGCGGAATCACTCCCGCAGCGCCGATGGAGCCCTCCGCGACACCGTGGTGTTCTCCATCCTCGAGCACGAGTGGCCGGCTGTGCGCAACGGCCTGGAGTTCCGGCTGGCGAAGTACGGCGCGTAG